In Ciconia boyciana chromosome 12, ASM3463844v1, whole genome shotgun sequence, a genomic segment contains:
- the TSPAN6 gene encoding tetraspanin-6, with product MASPSRRLQTKPVITCLKSVLLTYTFVFWVSGIVLLAVGVWGRVSLAVYFSLLDEKATNVPFVLVGTGTVIVLLGTFGCFATCRGSTWMLKLYAMLLSLIFLIVLVAAVVGFVFRHEIKTNFESNLNLALRDYNVTADRHSEAVDTIQRTLHCCGVQNYSDWERTEYFTQRGIPRSCCKSQDDCSEEDLKDPSKAKLKVFVDGCFFLVTSTMESKMSVVAGISFGIACFQLVGIILACCLSQYITNNQYEMV from the exons ATGGCGTCCCCGTCGCGGCGGCTGCAGACGAAGCCGGTGATCACCTGCCTCAAGAGCGTCCTGCTCACCTACACCTTCGTCTTCTGG gTGTCGGGCATCGTGCTGCTGGCCGTGGGCGTCTGGGGCAGGGTGAGCCTAGCCGTCTACTTCTCCCTGCTGGACGAGAAGGCCACCAACGTCCCCTTCGTCCTGGTGGGCACCGGCACCGTCATCGTCCTCCTGGGCACCTTCGGCTGCTTCGCCACCTGCCGCGGCAGCACCTGGATGCTCAAGCTG TACGCCATGCTCCTGTCCCTCATCTTCCTCATCGTCCTGGTGGCCGCCGTTGTGGGGTTCGTCTTCAGGCATGAG ATTAAGACAAACTTTGAGAGTAACCTCAACCTGGCCTTGAGAGACTACAACGTGACTGCGGATCGGCACAGCGAGGCCGTCGACACCATCCAGAGAACC ctgcactGCTGCGGGGTGCAGAACTACTCGGACTGGGAGAGGACCGAGTACTTTACCCAGAGGGGCATCCCCCGGAGCTGCTGCAAGAGCCAGGATGACTGCTCGGAGGAGGATCTGAAAGACCCGAGCAAAGCCAAGCTGAAAGTGTTTGTGGAT ggttgttttttcctggtgaCGTCAACGATGGAGTCAAAAATGAGCGTTGTGGCTGGAATCTCCTTTGGCATCGCGTGCTTCCAG ttggttGGCATTATTCTCgcctgctgcctgtcccagTACATCACGAACAATCAGTACGAGATGGTGTAG
- the SRPX2 gene encoding sushi repeat-containing protein SRPX2 → MAQEAAPVLLVVLARLVSSTWHEGSGYYATESHTNEVYVEEAPVEPVLDYRRVPQWCATLNIHRGEATCYSPRGGSYRSSLGTRCELSCARGYRLVGPSAVQCLPSRHWSGMAYCRQIRCHVLPAVLRGSYVCSAGVQMDSRCDYTCLPGYQLEGDRSRVCMEDGRWSGSEPICVDMDPPKIRCPDSRERIAEPGKLTAIVYWDPPRVKDSADGIIKRVMLRGPEPGSEFPEGEHVIRYTAHDQAYNRASCKFSIRVQVRRCPVLKPPQNGYLSCTSDGNNYGATCEYLCDGGYERQGTSLRVCQSTQQWTGSQPLCAPMQINTAVNSAASLLDQFHEKRRLLVISAPDPSNRYYKMQISMLQQAACGLDLRHVTTVELVGQPPHEVGRIREHQLSLGIIEELRQFLHLTRSHFNAVLLDKAGADRERYISPISPDELFVFIDTYLLSEREAARRAQSGDPCE, encoded by the exons atGGCGCAGGAGGCGGCCCCCGTCCTGCTGGTTGTCCTCGCCAGGCTGGTGTCATCCACGTGGCACGAAG ggtCCGGCTACTACGCCACTGAAAGCCACACCAATGAAGTGTACGTGGAAGAAGCCCCTGTCGAGCCTGTCCTGGACTACCGCCGAG TGCCTCAGTGGTGTGCCACGCTCAACATCCACCGTGGAGAGGCCACCTGCTACTCGCCCCGGGGAGGCTCCTACCGCAGCAGCCTTGGGACGCGCTGCGAGCTGAGCTGCGCCCGTGGGTACCGGCTGGTGGGGCCCAGCGCCGTCCAGTGCCTGCCCAGCCGCCACTGGTCCGGGATGGCATACTGCCGAC AAATCCGGTGCCACgtgctgccagcagtgctgcGGGGCTCCTACGTGTGCTCAGCCGGCGTGCAGATGGATTCCCGCTGCGACTACACCTGCCTGCCCGGCTACCAGCTGGAGGGCGACCGGAGCCGTGTCTGCATGGAGGACGGGCGCTGGAGCGGGAGCGAGCCAATCTGTGTAG ATATGGACCCTCCCAAGATCCGCTGCCCAGACTCCCGGGAGCGGATAGCTGAGCCGGGCAAGCTGACCGCCATCGTCTACTGGGACCCGCCCCGTGTGAAGGACTCTGCCGATGGCATCATCAAGAG GGTGATGCTGCGGGGCCCAGAGCCCGGCTCCGAATTCCCCGAAGGAGAGCACGTGATCCGCTACACCGCCCACGACCAGGCATACAACCGAGCTAGCTGCAAGTTCAGCATCCGCGTCCAAG TGAGGCGCTGCCCTGTCCTGAAGCCTCCGCAGAACGGCTACCTCTCCTGCACCTCCGACGGCAACAACTACGGTGCCACCTGCGAGTACCTGTGCGACGGGGGCTACGAGCGCCAGGGCACCTCCCTGCGCGTCTGCCAGTCCACCCAGCAGTGGACGGGCTCCCAGCCCCTTTGTGCAC CCATGCAGATCAACACAGCCGTGAACTCGGCCGCCAGCCTGCTGGATCAGTTCCATGAGAAACGCCGCCTCCTCGTCATCTCGGCCCCCGACCCCTCTAACCGCTACTACAAGATGCAGATCTCCATGCTGCAG CAAGCCGCCTGCGGCCTGGACCTGCGTCACGTCACCACCGTCGAGCTGGTGGGGCAGCCCCCGCACGAGGTGGGTCGCATCCGGGAGCACCAGCTGTCCCTCGGCATCATCGAGGAGCTCAG gcaGTTCCTGCACCTCACCCGCTCCCACTTCAATGCGGTGCTGCTGGACAAGGCGGGCGCCGACCGCGAGCGCTACATCTCCCCCATCAGCCCCGATGAGCTCTTCGTCTTCATCGACACCTACCTGCTGAGCGAgcgggaggcggcgcggcgggcgcaGAGCGGGGACCCCTGCGAGTGA
- the SYTL4 gene encoding synaptotagmin-like protein 4 isoform X1 produces the protein MSEAVDLSFLSEAERDLILQVLQRDEELRKAEERRIRRLKNELLEIRRKGAKRGSQRYSERTCARCQQSLGRVSPKANTCRGCNHLVCRDCRSYGPNSSWRCKVCTKEAELKKTTGDWFYDQRVNRFANRLGSDMVRLSLRHRSAASKRETVGQTLLQKAQLGEAKSSSSARQQSPLAPREGPSLFLDVSDPRDGKSDTESMENMSLDGYRPSPSGVGGRSSSLERAAPLRDGKQVAAPAGPAASSLTLPLRSKNAFSNGRDAAVGSRSSALVDEHETIFKKNPRRVVRPADYTKSVIDLRPEDFVGEGGSLGDRSKSVPGLNMELEEEEEDIDNLVEIHRQRVARGSMRSGTSSSTLGSMVSIYSEAGDFGNVAVTGGISFSLSYEQKTQTLFIHVKECRQLAYGDEGKKRSNPYVKTYLLPDKSRQGKRKTTIKRNTINPLYNELLKYEINKSLLLARTLQFSVWHHDRFGRNTFLGEVEVPLDAWNFESHLEEFLPLHGKIGADAAGLHQYKGELVVSMKYIPSSKHPGAGNGRKGKTGEGGELQVWIKEAKNLTAAKSGGTSDSFVKGYLLPHKNKASKRKTPVVKKTLNPHYNHTFVYNGINPEDLQHICLELTVWDREPLSSNDFLGGVRLGVGNGMSNGQAVDWMDSTGEELNLWQKMCQYPGSWAEGTLQLRSTMARLRP, from the exons ATGTCGGAGGCCGTGGATCTGTCCTTCCTGTCGGAGGCGGAGAGGGATTTGATCCTGCAGGTCCTGCAGCGCGACGAGGAGCTCCGCAAAGCGGAGGAGAGGAGAATCAG GCGCCTGAAGAACGAGCTGCTGGAGATCCGGCGCAAGGGGGCCAAGCGGGGCAGCCAGCGCTACAGCGAGCGGACGTGCGCCCGCTGCCAGCAGAGCCTGGGCCGCGTCAGCCCCAAGGCCAACACCTGCCGGGGCTGCAACCACTTGGTGTGTCGGGACTGCCGTTCCTACGGTCCTAACAGCTCCTGGCGCTGCAAAGTCTGCACTAAGGAGGC cgAGCTGAAGAAGACGACAGGCGACTGGTTCTACGACCAGAGGGTCAACCGCTTCGCCAACCGGCTGGGCAGCGACATGGTGCGGCTGTCCCTGCGGCACAGGTCGGCAG CCAGCAAAAGAGAGACCGTGGGACAAACCCTCCTCCAGAAAGCCCAGCTTGGAGAGGCCAAAAGCTCCTCCTCAGCCCGGCAGCAGAGCCCCCTGGCACCCCGGGAGGGGCCCAG TTTGTTTCTGGATGTCTCAGACCCTCGGGATGGTAAAAGCGACACAGAGTCCATGGAAAACATGAGCCTGGATGGCTACAGACCTAGTCCCAGTGGCGTGGGGGGCAG GAGTAGCTCCCTGGAGAGAGCCGCCCCTCTCAGAGATGGCAAACAGGTTGCTGCACCAGCAGGACCTGCTGCCTCCAGTCTGACCCTCCCTCTCCGCTCCAAAAACGCGTTCTCCAATGGACGG GATGCCGCCGTGGGGAGCCGCAGCAGCGCCTTGGTGGATGAGCATGAAACGATATTCAAGAAGAATCCCCGTCGGGTGGTGAGGCCTGCAG ACTACACCAAATCGGTGATCGACCTGCGGCCGGAGGACTTTGTGGGGGAAGGCGGCTCTTTGGGGGACAGGAGCAAGTCGGTCCCCGGCCTCAACATGGAGCTG gaggaggaggaggaggacatcGATAACCTGGTGGAGATCCATCGCCAGAGGGTGGCCCGGGGCAGCATGCGCAGCGGCACCTCCTCG AGCACGCTGGGGAGCATGGTCAGCATTTACAGCGAGGCCGGTGACTTCGGCAACGTTGCGGTCACCGGGGGAATCTCCTTCTCCCTGAGCTACGAGCAGAAGACGCAGACCTTGTTCATTCACGTGAAGGAGTGTCGCCAGCTGGCCTACGGGGACGAGGGCAAGAAGCGCTCCAACCC GTACGTGAAGACTTACCTCCTGCCTGACAAATCCCGGCAAGGGAAACGCAAGACGACCATCAAACGCAACACCATCAACCCCCTGTACAACGAGCTGCTGAAG TACGAGATTAACAAGTCCCTCCTGCTTGCAAGGACATTGCAGTTCTCAGTCTGGCACCACGATCGCTTTGGCCGAAACACGTTCCTGGGGGAGGTGGAGGTCCCGCTGGATGCCTGGAACTTCGAGAGCCACCTGGAGGAGTTTCTGCCCCTGCACGGCAAG ATTGGGGCGGATGCTGCTGGTCTCCACCAGTACAAGGGGGAGCTGGTCGTCTCCATGAAGTACATCCCGTCTTCCAAgcaccctggggctgggaaTGGCAGGAAGG GCAAAACAGGGGAAGGCGGTGAGCTCCAGGTCTGGATCAAAGAAGCCAAGAACCTCACGGCTGCCAAATCTGGGGGGACCTCAGACAGCTTTGTCAAGGG CTACCTCCTGCCACACAAAAACAAAGCCTCCAAGAGGAAGACACCTGTGGTGAAGAAGACCCTGAACCCTCATTACAACCACACCTTTGTCTACAACGGCATCAACCCCGAGGACCTGCAGCACATCTGCCTGGAGCTGACGGTCTGGGACCGGGAACCACTGTCCAGCAACGACTTCCTCGGGGGTGTCCGTCTGGGGGTGGGCAATG GCATGAGCAACGGGCAGGCTGTGGACTGGATGGACTCCACAGGTGAGGAGCTGAACCTGTGGCAGAAGATGTGCCAGTACCCAGGCTCATGGGCGGAGGGGACGCTCCAGCTCCGCTCCACCATGGCCAGGCTGAGGCCGTAG
- the SYTL4 gene encoding synaptotagmin-like protein 4 isoform X2: MSEAVDLSFLSEAERDLILQVLQRDEELRKAEERRIRRLKNELLEIRRKGAKRGSQRYSERTCARCQQSLGRVSPKANTCRGCNHLVCRDCRSYGPNSSWRCKVCTKEAELKKTTGDWFYDQRVNRFANRLGSDMVRLSLRHRSAASKRETVGQTLLQKAQLGEAKSSSSARQQSPLAPREGPRSSSLERAAPLRDGKQVAAPAGPAASSLTLPLRSKNAFSNGRDAAVGSRSSALVDEHETIFKKNPRRVVRPADYTKSVIDLRPEDFVGEGGSLGDRSKSVPGLNMELEEEEEDIDNLVEIHRQRVARGSMRSGTSSSTLGSMVSIYSEAGDFGNVAVTGGISFSLSYEQKTQTLFIHVKECRQLAYGDEGKKRSNPYVKTYLLPDKSRQGKRKTTIKRNTINPLYNELLKYEINKSLLLARTLQFSVWHHDRFGRNTFLGEVEVPLDAWNFESHLEEFLPLHGKIGADAAGLHQYKGELVVSMKYIPSSKHPGAGNGRKGKTGEGGELQVWIKEAKNLTAAKSGGTSDSFVKGYLLPHKNKASKRKTPVVKKTLNPHYNHTFVYNGINPEDLQHICLELTVWDREPLSSNDFLGGVRLGVGNGMSNGQAVDWMDSTGEELNLWQKMCQYPGSWAEGTLQLRSTMARLRP, translated from the exons ATGTCGGAGGCCGTGGATCTGTCCTTCCTGTCGGAGGCGGAGAGGGATTTGATCCTGCAGGTCCTGCAGCGCGACGAGGAGCTCCGCAAAGCGGAGGAGAGGAGAATCAG GCGCCTGAAGAACGAGCTGCTGGAGATCCGGCGCAAGGGGGCCAAGCGGGGCAGCCAGCGCTACAGCGAGCGGACGTGCGCCCGCTGCCAGCAGAGCCTGGGCCGCGTCAGCCCCAAGGCCAACACCTGCCGGGGCTGCAACCACTTGGTGTGTCGGGACTGCCGTTCCTACGGTCCTAACAGCTCCTGGCGCTGCAAAGTCTGCACTAAGGAGGC cgAGCTGAAGAAGACGACAGGCGACTGGTTCTACGACCAGAGGGTCAACCGCTTCGCCAACCGGCTGGGCAGCGACATGGTGCGGCTGTCCCTGCGGCACAGGTCGGCAG CCAGCAAAAGAGAGACCGTGGGACAAACCCTCCTCCAGAAAGCCCAGCTTGGAGAGGCCAAAAGCTCCTCCTCAGCCCGGCAGCAGAGCCCCCTGGCACCCCGGGAGGGGCCCAG GAGTAGCTCCCTGGAGAGAGCCGCCCCTCTCAGAGATGGCAAACAGGTTGCTGCACCAGCAGGACCTGCTGCCTCCAGTCTGACCCTCCCTCTCCGCTCCAAAAACGCGTTCTCCAATGGACGG GATGCCGCCGTGGGGAGCCGCAGCAGCGCCTTGGTGGATGAGCATGAAACGATATTCAAGAAGAATCCCCGTCGGGTGGTGAGGCCTGCAG ACTACACCAAATCGGTGATCGACCTGCGGCCGGAGGACTTTGTGGGGGAAGGCGGCTCTTTGGGGGACAGGAGCAAGTCGGTCCCCGGCCTCAACATGGAGCTG gaggaggaggaggaggacatcGATAACCTGGTGGAGATCCATCGCCAGAGGGTGGCCCGGGGCAGCATGCGCAGCGGCACCTCCTCG AGCACGCTGGGGAGCATGGTCAGCATTTACAGCGAGGCCGGTGACTTCGGCAACGTTGCGGTCACCGGGGGAATCTCCTTCTCCCTGAGCTACGAGCAGAAGACGCAGACCTTGTTCATTCACGTGAAGGAGTGTCGCCAGCTGGCCTACGGGGACGAGGGCAAGAAGCGCTCCAACCC GTACGTGAAGACTTACCTCCTGCCTGACAAATCCCGGCAAGGGAAACGCAAGACGACCATCAAACGCAACACCATCAACCCCCTGTACAACGAGCTGCTGAAG TACGAGATTAACAAGTCCCTCCTGCTTGCAAGGACATTGCAGTTCTCAGTCTGGCACCACGATCGCTTTGGCCGAAACACGTTCCTGGGGGAGGTGGAGGTCCCGCTGGATGCCTGGAACTTCGAGAGCCACCTGGAGGAGTTTCTGCCCCTGCACGGCAAG ATTGGGGCGGATGCTGCTGGTCTCCACCAGTACAAGGGGGAGCTGGTCGTCTCCATGAAGTACATCCCGTCTTCCAAgcaccctggggctgggaaTGGCAGGAAGG GCAAAACAGGGGAAGGCGGTGAGCTCCAGGTCTGGATCAAAGAAGCCAAGAACCTCACGGCTGCCAAATCTGGGGGGACCTCAGACAGCTTTGTCAAGGG CTACCTCCTGCCACACAAAAACAAAGCCTCCAAGAGGAAGACACCTGTGGTGAAGAAGACCCTGAACCCTCATTACAACCACACCTTTGTCTACAACGGCATCAACCCCGAGGACCTGCAGCACATCTGCCTGGAGCTGACGGTCTGGGACCGGGAACCACTGTCCAGCAACGACTTCCTCGGGGGTGTCCGTCTGGGGGTGGGCAATG GCATGAGCAACGGGCAGGCTGTGGACTGGATGGACTCCACAGGTGAGGAGCTGAACCTGTGGCAGAAGATGTGCCAGTACCCAGGCTCATGGGCGGAGGGGACGCTCCAGCTCCGCTCCACCATGGCCAGGCTGAGGCCGTAG
- the TRMT12 gene encoding tRNA wybutosine-synthesizing protein 2 homolog, with product MAVPGAPTGPGSLLSLASLTPCARLAAGCIPAGRQRSPVLGMEARDVPVSVPALATEPRFTQRLREHLEEEQLLDGRYRLQEVPGGRVALPVLEEKLPQLRLPQEMPCELVRIQDPVPSRAARRQTPAQKLRDELRRLLGESWSEELERDVPRAWQRHGDLVLLGEDSFRAAPWEKLGPALWETVASALGARRLARRGRVLPDGMRSPSISLLLGQDGWVEHVDNGIRYTFDVTKCMFSPGNITEKLRVASLPCSGEVLVDLYAGIGYFTLPYLVHAAAAFAHACEWNSHAVEALRRNLALNSVQDRCRIHHGDSRQLELWDVADRVNLGLIPSSEEGWPVACRVLKKGTGGVLHIHHNVETFPALAPPQTLALRSESGYPEGAGSDGEAQHPTEDGGKETLGARIRPEWQRWAEATAARIRGLLAELHGQPWHTSILHIEAVKSYAPHVHHLVLDLECRPTLPT from the exons ATGGCGGTGCCAGGGGCCCCCAccggccccggctccctccTGTCCCTTGCGAGCCTGACGCCCTGTGCCCGCCTGGCAGCCGGCTGCATCCCAGCTGGACGGCAACGTTCCCctgtgctggggatggaggcaAGGGACGTCCCCGTCTCCGTTCCTGCGCTGGCCACGGAGCCGCGGTTCACCCAGCGCCTCAG GGAGCATTTGGAAGAGGAGCAGCTCCTGGACGGGCGCTACCGGCTGCAGGAGGTGCCTGGGGGCCGTGtggccctgcctgtgctggaggagaagctCCCCCAGCTGCGGCTGCCCCAGGAGATGCCCTGCGAGCTGGTCCGGATCCAG GACCCTGTCCCCTCCAGGGCAGCCCGCCGGCAGACACCCGCCCAGAAGCTGCGGGATGAGCTGCGGCGGCTGCTGGGCGAGAGCTGGTCAGAGGAGCTGGAGCGTGATGTGCCCCGCGCCTGGCAGCGGCACGGGGATCTGGTCCTGCTGGGTGAGGACAGCTTCAGGGCTGCGCCGTGGGAGAAGCTGG GTCCGGCGCTCTGGGAGACGGTTGCCTCGGCTCTGGGTGCCCGGCGCCTGGCCAGGCGAGGACGAGTGTTGCCAGATGGGATGCGGTCCCCCAGTATCAGCCTGCTGCTGGGCCAGGACGGCTGGGTGGAGCATGTGGACAACGGGATCAG GTACACGTTCGACGTGACCAAGTGCATGTTTTCACCGGGCAACATCACAGAGAAGCTGCGGGTGGCCTCGCTGCCCTGCTCCGGGGAGGTCCTGGTGGATCTCTACGCAG GCATTGGCTATTTCACGCTGCCGTACCTGGTTCACGCGGCGGCTGCCTTCGCCCACGCCTGTGAGTGGAACAGCCACGCCGTGGAGGCCCTGCGGAGGAACTTGGCGCTGAACAGCGTGCAGGACCGCTGCCGCATCCACCACGGGGACAGCAGGCAG ctGGAGCTGTGGGACGTAGCGGACCGGGTGAACCTGGGGCTGATTCCCAGCTCGGAGGAAGGCTGGCCAGTGGCCTGCCGCGTCCTGAAGAAGGGCACGGGCGGGGTTCTCCACATCCACCACAACGTAGAGACTTTCCCCGCGCTGGCCCCACCGCAGACCCTGGCCTTGAGGTCTGAATCGGGGTATCCAGAGGGAGCCGGCTCTGATGGAGAGGCGCAGCACCCAACGGAGGACGGTGGGAAGGAGACGCTGGGGGCCAGGATCAGGCCTGAGTGGCAGAGGTGGGCTGAAGCCACGGCGGCACGGATCcgggggctgctggcagagctgcatgGGCAGCCGTGGCACACCAGCATCCTGCACATCGAGGCAGTGAAGTCCTATGCGCCCCACGTGCATCACCTCGTTCTGGACCTCGAGTGCCGGCCGACGCTGCCCACCTAG